The nucleotide sequence TCAGTTCCCATTCATTCCGACTGATGTACGGCGGATTAGAAATAATCACATCAAATTGCTGATCCATTACTGGTCCTAATGTATCTCCATGATAAAAACTGATTTTCGTTCCTTCTTTCTGAGCATTTTCTTTCGCTACTTCTAATGCTTCTTCTGAAAGATCCACAGCAGATACATGCCAATTTTTTCTTGCTGCTTTCAAACTAATAGCAATTGCTCCAGTCCCTGTCCCAATATCTATCACTTCTAACGGTACACCAGGCGTCTCGTCTAAACACCATTCGACTAACTCCTCTGTTTCTGGTCGAGGGATCAGTGTTGCTTCAGTTACCTTTAACCGATGATCATAAAAATCTGCATATCCTAGCAAATACTGAGGTGGATGATCTGCAAGCAGAAGTCGCAGATCGGTTTCGATCAACCGCTGTTCTTCTTCTGAAATCTCTTCGTTCATATGAAGGAGCCAATCAAGTTTTTTCCATTGTTTTCGTTCCAAAAATAAAAATTGGATACTATATGCTTCTTTCCCATGATCCTCTAAAAAAGAAGAAGCCCGTGACAGGACTTCTCGATAGGTCATTTTACCCATTTTGCATAGCTTCCAGTTTTGATGTTTGATCATACATGATCAATGCATCAACGATCTCATCTAATTTCCCTGCTAAAATCTGATCTAATTTTTGGATAGTTAATCCGATACGATGATCAGTCACACGATTTTGCGGGAAATTATACGTCCGGATCCGTTCTGAACGATCCCCAGTTCCGACTGCTGATTTTCGATTGGCATCATACTCGCTTTGTGCTTCTTGCTGGATCTTATCGTACACACGAGCACGCAAGATTTTCATTGCTTTTTCACGGTTCTTGATTTGAGAACGTTCATCTTGCATAGCAACAACGATCCCTGTTGGTAAGTGAGTCAAACGTACAGCAGATGCTGTTTTATTGACGTGCTGTCCGCCAGCACCTGAAGCATGATAGATATCTGTACGGATATCTTTGTCTTCAATATCGATCTCTACTTCTTCAGCTTCTGGCATCACGACAACTGTTGCGGTGGAAGTATGGATACGCCCTTGCGATTCAGTTGAAGGAACACGCTGGACGCGGTGCGCACCACTTTCATATTTTAATTTCGAATATACGTTGTCTCCGGTGATCATCATGATCACTTCTTTATATCCACCGATTCCGGTAACGTTAGCTTCCATCACTTCTGTTTTCCAGCCTTGTGCTTCAGCATACTTTTGGTACATATTGAAAAGATCGCCAGCGAATAATGCTGCTTCGTCTCCGCCTGCTGCTCCACGGATTTCCATGATGATATTTTTATCGTCATTTGGATCTTTTGGTAAAAGCAAGATCTTGATTTTTTCTTCTAAGACTTCTTTTTCTTTTTTTAATTCAGATAATTCTTCTTTTGCTAGTTCAGCCATTTCATCATCCAGTTTTTCACCAAGCAGTTCTTCTGTATCGGTGATTCCTTGTACTACTTCTTTATAACGACGATAAACTTCGACTGTTTCGCGCGTGTTTGCTTCTTCTTTTGAAAGCTGCATAAAACGCTTTGTATCAGAAATCACTTCTGGGTCACTTAAAAGTTCT is from Enterococcus faecium and encodes:
- the prmC gene encoding peptide chain release factor N(5)-glutamine methyltransferase gives rise to the protein MGKMTYREVLSRASSFLEDHGKEAYSIQFLFLERKQWKKLDWLLHMNEEISEEEQRLIETDLRLLLADHPPQYLLGYADFYDHRLKVTEATLIPRPETEELVEWCLDETPGVPLEVIDIGTGTGAIAISLKAARKNWHVSAVDLSEEALEVAKENAQKEGTKISFYHGDTLGPVMDQQFDVIISNPPYISRNEWELMDESVRSFEPKMALFAENDGLAIYEKIAVEAPSVLKSNGKIFLEIGFRQGEAVKKIFQQAFPDKKVAIKKDLFGNERMIQVYG
- the prfA gene encoding peptide chain release factor 1, producing MYDQLQAIEDRYEELGELLSDPEVISDTKRFMQLSKEEANTRETVEVYRRYKEVVQGITDTEELLGEKLDDEMAELAKEELSELKKEKEVLEEKIKILLLPKDPNDDKNIIMEIRGAAGGDEAALFAGDLFNMYQKYAEAQGWKTEVMEANVTGIGGYKEVIMMITGDNVYSKLKYESGAHRVQRVPSTESQGRIHTSTATVVVMPEAEEVEIDIEDKDIRTDIYHASGAGGQHVNKTASAVRLTHLPTGIVVAMQDERSQIKNREKAMKILRARVYDKIQQEAQSEYDANRKSAVGTGDRSERIRTYNFPQNRVTDHRIGLTIQKLDQILAGKLDEIVDALIMYDQTSKLEAMQNG